One Pantoea trifolii DNA segment encodes these proteins:
- the urtE gene encoding urea ABC transporter ATP-binding subunit UrtE, producing the protein MLQVAELNQYYGGSHILRGLSFEAKPGEITCLLGRNGVGKTTLLKCLMGLIPAKSGEIRWQDNVINSRKPHQRVQAGIAYVPQGREIFPRLTVEENLLMGLARFSGAQAKAVPEEIYRLFPVLREMKARRGGDLSGGQQQQLAIGRALACSPKLLILDEPTEGIQPSVIKEIGAVIRQLAQRGDMAILLVEQFYDFAAELADSYLVMSRGEIVQRGAGSAMEADGVRGLVAI; encoded by the coding sequence ATGCTGCAAGTCGCGGAACTGAATCAATATTACGGCGGCAGCCACATTCTGCGCGGCCTGTCGTTTGAAGCGAAACCGGGTGAAATTACCTGCCTGCTGGGACGCAACGGCGTGGGCAAAACCACGCTGCTGAAATGTTTGATGGGGCTAATTCCGGCCAAGTCCGGCGAGATTCGCTGGCAGGATAACGTGATCAACAGCCGCAAGCCACACCAGCGCGTGCAGGCGGGTATCGCTTATGTGCCGCAGGGGCGCGAAATTTTCCCGCGCCTGACGGTGGAAGAGAATCTGCTGATGGGGCTGGCGCGTTTTTCTGGCGCACAGGCCAAAGCGGTGCCGGAGGAGATTTATCGACTGTTCCCGGTGCTGCGTGAGATGAAAGCACGCCGCGGCGGCGATCTGTCGGGCGGACAGCAGCAGCAATTGGCAATTGGCCGCGCCCTCGCCTGTTCACCAAAGCTGTTGATCCTCGATGAACCCACCGAAGGGATCCAGCCGTCGGTGATCAAGGAGATCGGTGCGGTGATCCGCCAACTGGCGCAGCGCGGCGATATGGCGATTCTGCTCGTCGAGCAGTTTTACGATTTCGCCGCCGAACTGGCCGATAGCTATCTGGTGATGTCGCGCGGCGAGATCGTGCAGCGCGGTGCCGGCTCCGCAATGGAAGCTGACGGCGTGCGCGGGTTGGTGGCGATTTAG
- the urtA gene encoding urea ABC transporter substrate-binding protein: MKRRSLLKAFALSASVASMGFAFAAQAADTIKVGIMSSLSGTMAISETPLKDVALMTIDEINAKGGVLGKKLEPVVVDPASNWPLFAEKARQLLTQDKVAAVFGCWTSVSRKSVLPVFEELNGLLFYPVQYEGEEMSPNVFYTGAAPNQQAIPAVEYLMSEDGGSAKRFFLLGTDYVYPRTTNKILRAFLHTKGVQDKDIEEVYTPFGYSDYQTIVSNIKKFSAGGKTAVISTINGDSNVPFYKELANQGIKATDIPVIAFSVGEEELRGIDTKPLVGQLAAWNYFESVDNPTNAKFVADYRAYAKAHNLPNANTVVTNDPMEATYVGLHMWAQAVEKAGTTDVDKVRAAMAGQTFKAPDGFTLTMDKTNHHLHKPVMIGEVEENGQFNVVWQTEQPVRAQPWSPYIAGNDKKPDHPVKSTQ; encoded by the coding sequence ATGAAAAGACGTTCGTTGCTCAAGGCTTTCGCGCTCTCTGCCTCTGTTGCCAGCATGGGCTTTGCCTTTGCGGCGCAGGCTGCTGACACCATCAAGGTGGGCATTATGTCCTCGCTCTCCGGCACCATGGCGATCTCCGAAACGCCGCTGAAGGATGTGGCGCTGATGACTATCGATGAGATCAACGCCAAAGGCGGCGTGCTGGGCAAAAAGCTGGAACCGGTGGTGGTCGATCCGGCCTCCAACTGGCCGCTGTTCGCTGAGAAAGCGCGCCAGCTGCTGACCCAGGACAAAGTGGCGGCGGTGTTTGGCTGCTGGACTTCGGTATCGCGTAAATCGGTGCTGCCGGTGTTTGAGGAGCTAAACGGCCTGCTGTTCTATCCGGTGCAGTACGAAGGCGAAGAGATGTCACCGAACGTATTCTACACCGGCGCCGCGCCGAACCAGCAGGCGATTCCGGCGGTGGAATACCTGATGAGTGAAGATGGCGGCAGCGCAAAACGCTTCTTCCTGCTGGGCACCGACTACGTCTATCCGCGCACCACCAACAAGATTCTGCGCGCCTTCCTGCACACCAAAGGCGTACAGGATAAAGACATCGAAGAGGTCTATACGCCGTTTGGTTACAGCGATTATCAGACCATCGTCTCCAACATTAAGAAGTTCTCTGCCGGTGGCAAAACGGCGGTGATCTCCACCATCAACGGCGACTCCAACGTGCCGTTCTACAAAGAGCTGGCCAACCAGGGCATCAAAGCCACGGATATTCCAGTGATCGCCTTCTCGGTCGGCGAGGAAGAATTGCGCGGTATCGATACCAAACCGCTGGTCGGACAGTTAGCGGCGTGGAACTACTTCGAGTCGGTGGATAACCCAACCAACGCCAAATTTGTCGCGGATTACCGCGCATACGCCAAGGCGCACAACTTGCCGAACGCTAACACCGTGGTGACCAACGATCCGATGGAAGCGACCTACGTTGGCCTGCATATGTGGGCGCAGGCGGTAGAGAAAGCGGGCACCACCGATGTGGATAAAGTGCGCGCGGCGATGGCGGGACAAACCTTCAAAGCGCCAGACGGTTTCACCCTGACCATGGATAAAACCAACCATCACCTGCACAAGCCAGTGATGATTGGCGAAGTGGAAGAGAACGGTCAGTTCAACGTGGTGTGGCAGACCGAGCAACCGGTGCGCGCCCAGCCGTGGAGCCCGTACATCGCGGGTAACGATAAGAAGCCAGATCATCCGGTGAAATCAACGCAGTAA
- the urtB gene encoding urea ABC transporter permease subunit UrtB gives MTIRRYLCCLLLLLPWLAQAGDGADFAAASRTQQATLLQQWAAAPQANRLPLLQALRNETVVIDQKQQPFSKQGETLQPLDSAQQPSGDTKKLFMNNRLRVLIASALAAHQLVSDDAAIRLRAAQQLQNDGVADMLPLIEQRLAQEKDAKVHDVLLMAAANLQLASPDAALRLKAVKLLGESSDPNIQASLTRLTQASNESDARVRDAAAASLKQIKQRLMWGDLLGQAFTGLSLGSILLLAALGLAITYGLLGVINMAHGEMLMLGAYATWFVQSLFQQFAPQWLAWYPLLALPVAFLVTACMGMLLERTIIRHLYGRPLETLLATWGISLMLIQLVRMLFGAQNLEVANPGWLSGGLQLLPNLVLPYNRIAVILFVFAVLGLTWLLLNKTRLGLSVRAVTQNRAMADCCGVPTGRIDMLAFGLGSGIAGLGGVALSQLGNVGPELGQGYIIDSFLVVVLGGVGQLAGTVVAAFGLGILNKVLEPQIGAVLGKILILVLIVLFIQKRPQGLFAFKGRVID, from the coding sequence ATGACAATCCGCCGTTATCTCTGCTGTCTGCTGTTACTGCTGCCCTGGCTCGCCCAGGCGGGCGATGGCGCAGACTTCGCGGCCGCCAGCCGCACGCAACAAGCCACGCTGCTCCAGCAGTGGGCCGCTGCACCGCAGGCTAATCGCCTGCCGCTGCTGCAGGCGCTGCGCAATGAAACCGTGGTCATCGACCAAAAGCAGCAGCCGTTCAGCAAACAGGGCGAGACGCTGCAGCCGCTCGACAGCGCGCAACAACCCAGCGGCGACACTAAAAAGCTATTTATGAATAACCGCCTGCGCGTGCTGATCGCCAGCGCCCTCGCCGCCCACCAGCTGGTGAGTGACGATGCCGCGATCCGTTTACGTGCCGCACAACAACTGCAAAACGATGGCGTCGCCGATATGCTGCCGCTGATTGAACAGCGTCTCGCGCAGGAAAAAGACGCGAAAGTGCACGACGTGCTACTCATGGCAGCGGCCAATCTGCAACTCGCCAGCCCGGATGCGGCGCTGCGCCTCAAAGCCGTCAAACTGCTCGGCGAATCCAGCGATCCCAATATTCAGGCCAGCCTCACGCGCTTAACCCAAGCCAGCAATGAATCCGATGCCCGCGTGCGTGACGCCGCCGCAGCCAGCCTGAAGCAGATTAAACAGCGCCTGATGTGGGGCGATCTGCTTGGCCAGGCGTTTACCGGCTTATCGCTGGGATCGATCTTGTTATTAGCGGCGCTGGGCCTGGCCATCACCTACGGCCTGCTCGGCGTGATCAACATGGCGCATGGCGAAATGCTGATGCTGGGCGCCTACGCGACCTGGTTTGTGCAAAGCCTGTTCCAGCAGTTCGCACCGCAGTGGCTGGCGTGGTATCCGCTGCTGGCGCTGCCGGTGGCGTTTCTGGTTACCGCCTGCATGGGCATGTTGCTGGAGCGCACCATCATCCGCCATCTGTACGGACGTCCGCTGGAAACGCTGCTCGCAACCTGGGGCATCAGCCTGATGCTGATTCAGCTGGTGCGTATGCTGTTTGGCGCGCAGAACCTGGAGGTGGCTAACCCAGGCTGGCTCTCCGGCGGGCTGCAGCTGCTGCCCAATCTGGTGCTGCCGTACAACCGTATCGCGGTGATCCTGTTTGTGTTTGCCGTGCTGGGCCTCACCTGGCTGCTGCTGAATAAAACCCGCCTCGGCCTAAGCGTGCGAGCCGTGACGCAGAACCGCGCGATGGCCGACTGCTGCGGCGTGCCGACCGGACGCATCGATATGCTGGCGTTTGGACTCGGTTCCGGCATCGCTGGACTCGGCGGCGTGGCGCTGTCGCAGCTCGGCAACGTCGGGCCGGAGCTCGGTCAAGGCTACATCATCGACTCCTTCCTTGTGGTGGTGCTGGGCGGCGTCGGCCAACTGGCGGGCACCGTGGTGGCGGCCTTTGGCCTCGGCATTCTTAACAAAGTGCTGGAGCCGCAGATTGGCGCAGTGCTCGGCAAAATCCTCATCCTCGTGCTGATCGTGCTGTTTATCCAGAAACGTCCGCAGGGCCTGTTTGCCTTCAAAGGGAGGGTGATTGACTGA
- a CDS encoding aldose 1-epimerase family protein — MKTRLPLRREQFHETPATLLRNETFHVELFRYPAGVEAVRISNPRGTVIVLPFYGQMVWDANFDGHSLTMGHSFKQPLPGSSIIDTYGCFAFHSGLLANGCPAEDDEHPLHGEMACARMDSAWMVLEEDRVSLEGETEYVKGFGHHYLAAPAVRLEANAARLHIEMNVTNLAGAPMPLQYMCHLNSAWLDQGRFQQSIPTDAFQLRSSIPAHVKPTPQWRAYTDRLSRDPQAFQQLDQPEMCDPEIVFFADDLQQYGDEMQFELHSPQGFALMTRFSSQQFPHATRWMLHNRDQQVAAYVLPSTCRPEGFKAAQRADTLIELAPGEQRHFSVETGIL, encoded by the coding sequence ATGAAAACCCGTTTACCGTTACGTCGTGAGCAGTTTCACGAAACGCCCGCCACGCTGCTGCGCAACGAGACGTTCCACGTCGAGCTGTTTCGCTATCCCGCAGGCGTGGAAGCGGTGCGCATCAGCAACCCACGCGGCACGGTGATCGTGCTGCCGTTTTACGGTCAGATGGTGTGGGACGCCAACTTTGACGGCCATTCGCTCACCATGGGCCACAGCTTTAAGCAGCCGCTGCCCGGCAGTTCGATCATTGATACCTACGGCTGCTTTGCTTTCCACTCTGGGCTGCTGGCTAACGGCTGCCCGGCAGAGGATGACGAACATCCGCTGCACGGCGAAATGGCCTGCGCGCGCATGGACAGCGCGTGGATGGTGCTGGAGGAGGATCGCGTGTCGCTGGAGGGCGAAACCGAGTATGTGAAGGGCTTCGGCCATCACTATCTTGCCGCACCGGCGGTGCGCCTTGAGGCCAATGCGGCGCGCCTGCACATCGAGATGAACGTCACCAACCTGGCGGGTGCGCCGATGCCGCTGCAGTATATGTGTCATCTGAACAGCGCCTGGCTGGATCAAGGCCGTTTCCAGCAGTCGATCCCGACCGATGCTTTCCAGTTGCGCAGCTCGATCCCGGCACACGTGAAGCCTACACCGCAGTGGCGCGCGTATACCGATCGGCTGTCGCGCGATCCGCAGGCGTTTCAGCAGCTGGATCAACCTGAGATGTGCGATCCGGAGATCGTGTTCTTTGCGGACGATCTCCAGCAGTACGGCGATGAGATGCAGTTCGAACTGCACTCACCGCAGGGATTTGCCCTGATGACGCGCTTCTCCAGCCAGCAATTCCCGCACGCCACGCGCTGGATGCTGCACAACCGCGATCAGCAGGTCGCCGCCTATGTGCTGCCGTCAACCTGCCGCCCGGAAGGTTTCAAAGCAGCGCAGCGCGCCGACACGTTGATTGAGTTGGCACCTGGCGAACAGCGTCACTTTAGCGTTGAAACTGGTATTTTGTAG
- the urtD gene encoding urea ABC transporter ATP-binding protein UrtD: protein MTEQLFTQPHPSDRHREQTDPVLQLEKINVSFDGFRALTDLSLKIGVGELRCVIGPNGAGKTTLMDVITGKTRPDNGQVIYDQDTDLSKMSPVEIARAGIGRKFQKPTVFEALTVFENLEIALKNDKSVWASLRARLNGEQQDRIDEVLKLLRLGGERQRKAGLLSHGQKQFLEIGMLLVQDPHLLLLDEPAAGMTDAETEYTAELFRSLAGKHSLMVVEHDMGFVETIADHVTVLHQGQVLAEGSLREVQADDRVIDVYLGR, encoded by the coding sequence ATGACTGAACAACTGTTTACCCAACCTCATCCCTCGGATCGTCATCGTGAACAAACCGATCCAGTATTGCAGCTGGAGAAGATCAACGTGTCATTCGACGGTTTCCGCGCGCTAACCGATCTCTCGCTGAAGATCGGCGTCGGCGAATTGCGCTGCGTGATCGGCCCCAACGGCGCGGGAAAAACCACGCTGATGGATGTGATCACCGGTAAAACCCGGCCGGATAATGGCCAGGTGATCTACGACCAGGATACCGATCTCAGCAAAATGTCGCCGGTGGAGATCGCGCGTGCCGGTATTGGACGCAAGTTCCAGAAACCCACGGTTTTCGAAGCGCTGACGGTGTTTGAGAATCTGGAAATCGCGCTGAAAAATGACAAATCGGTGTGGGCAAGTCTGCGTGCGCGGCTGAACGGCGAGCAGCAGGATCGCATTGATGAGGTGCTGAAACTGCTGCGGCTGGGCGGTGAACGCCAGCGCAAAGCCGGTTTGCTGTCGCACGGTCAGAAGCAGTTTCTGGAGATCGGCATGTTGCTGGTGCAGGACCCGCATCTGCTGCTGCTGGATGAACCGGCGGCCGGCATGACCGATGCCGAAACCGAGTACACCGCCGAGCTGTTTCGCAGCCTCGCCGGGAAGCATTCGCTGATGGTGGTTGAGCATGACATGGGCTTTGTTGAAACCATTGCCGATCACGTCACCGTGCTGCATCAGGGCCAGGTTTTGGCCGAGGGATCGTTACGCGAAGTGCAGGCGGACGATCGGGTTATCGACGTTTATCTGGGGCGTTAA
- the urtC gene encoding urea ABC transporter permease subunit UrtC: protein MSQPMTLTIARKAPRLTISLGVVIAALLLVLPFCALLPATHPLAISTYTLTLVGKILCYAVVAVALDLVWGYAGLLSLGHGLFFALGGYAMGMYLMRQASGDGLPAFMSFLSWNELPWFWAGTQHFAWALCLIMLVPGLLALVFGFFAFRSKIKGVYFSIMTQALTYAGMLLFFRNETGFGGNNGFTGFTTLLGFNVTATGTRIGLFVATVLLLLVSLGIGFALARSKFGRVLTAVRDAENRLMFVGYDPKGFKLFVWTLSAVLCGLAGALYVPQVGIINPSEMSPTNSIEAAIWVALGGRGTLIGPLLGAAIVNGAKSWFTVAFPEYWLFFLGLMFILVTLFLPRGVIGLLRRRRDD, encoded by the coding sequence ATGAGCCAGCCAATGACGTTAACCATCGCGCGCAAAGCGCCGCGCCTGACCATCAGCCTTGGCGTGGTGATCGCCGCGCTGCTGTTGGTGCTGCCGTTCTGCGCCCTGCTGCCCGCCACGCATCCGCTGGCGATCTCCACCTACACGCTGACGCTGGTCGGCAAGATTCTCTGTTACGCCGTGGTCGCGGTAGCGCTCGATTTGGTGTGGGGATACGCTGGGCTGCTGTCGCTGGGTCACGGCCTGTTCTTCGCGCTTGGCGGCTATGCGATGGGCATGTATTTGATGCGTCAGGCATCCGGCGACGGCTTGCCCGCGTTTATGTCCTTCCTTTCATGGAACGAACTGCCGTGGTTCTGGGCGGGCACGCAACATTTTGCCTGGGCGCTGTGCCTGATCATGCTGGTGCCGGGTTTGCTGGCGCTGGTGTTTGGCTTCTTCGCCTTCCGCTCGAAAATCAAAGGCGTCTACTTCTCGATCATGACGCAGGCGCTGACCTACGCCGGCATGCTGCTGTTTTTCCGCAACGAAACCGGCTTCGGCGGCAACAACGGTTTTACCGGCTTTACCACGCTGCTTGGCTTTAACGTCACTGCGACCGGCACGCGCATCGGGCTGTTTGTCGCCACGGTGCTGCTGTTGCTGGTGAGCCTCGGCATTGGCTTCGCGCTGGCACGCAGCAAGTTTGGCCGTGTGCTGACCGCCGTGCGCGATGCGGAGAACCGCCTGATGTTCGTCGGTTACGATCCCAAAGGCTTCAAGCTGTTTGTCTGGACGCTTTCGGCGGTGCTGTGCGGGCTGGCGGGCGCGCTCTATGTGCCGCAGGTCGGCATTATCAATCCCAGCGAGATGTCGCCGACCAACTCGATTGAGGCGGCGATTTGGGTGGCGCTGGGCGGACGCGGCACCTTGATTGGTCCGCTGCTCGGTGCCGCCATCGTCAACGGGGCCAAAAGCTGGTTTACCGTCGCCTTCCCGGAATATTGGCTGTTCTTCCTTGGCCTGATGTTTATCCTGGTCACGCTGTTCCTGCCGCGTGGCGTGATTGGCCTGCTGCGCCGGAGGCGTGATGACTGA
- the fucP gene encoding L-fucose:H+ symporter permease yields the protein MQPNIVQQSDGYLNKTPLFQFILLSCLFPLWGCAASLNDILITQFKSVFALSDFASALVQSAFYGGYFLIAIPASLVIRKATYKLAILLGLALYIVGCVLFYPASHMATYTMFLAAIFAIAIGLSFLETAANTYSSMIGHRDHATLRLNISQTFYPVGALMGIVLGKYLVFQEGDSLESQLAGMNAEQAHAFRLTMLEHTLEPYKYLVMVLVVVMLLFLFTRYPRCKPESSEKSLPSLGETFRYLAANRHFKRGIVAQFLYVGMQVAVWSFTIRLALTLGAINERHASNFMIYSFIGFFIGKFIANFLMTRFRAEKVLIAYSLLGVLALAYVMFVPNFTAVYAAIFVSALFGPCWATIYAGTLATVDNKYTEVAGAFIVMSIVGAAFIPAIQGFVSDHLGSMQLAFGVSLLCFAWVGYFFWGELRHKKQAEAAGRLVEEMP from the coding sequence ATGCAACCGAACATTGTTCAGCAATCTGATGGCTATCTGAATAAAACGCCGCTGTTCCAGTTCATTTTGCTCTCGTGCCTGTTCCCGTTGTGGGGCTGTGCGGCGAGTCTGAACGACATCCTGATCACCCAGTTCAAAAGCGTGTTCGCGTTAAGCGATTTCGCCAGCGCGCTGGTGCAGAGTGCGTTCTACGGCGGCTACTTCCTGATCGCCATTCCGGCCTCGCTGGTGATCCGCAAAGCCACCTATAAACTGGCGATTTTGCTGGGACTGGCGCTGTATATCGTGGGCTGCGTGCTGTTCTATCCCGCTTCGCACATGGCGACCTACACCATGTTCCTCGCGGCGATTTTCGCCATCGCTATCGGTTTGAGCTTCCTCGAAACCGCTGCCAATACCTATAGCTCGATGATTGGTCATCGCGATCACGCCACGCTGCGCCTCAATATCAGCCAGACGTTCTATCCGGTCGGTGCATTAATGGGGATCGTGCTGGGCAAATATCTGGTATTCCAGGAGGGCGACAGTCTGGAAAGTCAGCTGGCGGGCATGAACGCTGAACAGGCGCATGCGTTCCGTCTCACTATGCTCGAGCACACGCTGGAACCCTACAAATATCTGGTGATGGTTTTGGTGGTGGTGATGCTGCTGTTCCTGTTCACCCGCTATCCGCGCTGTAAGCCGGAAAGCAGTGAAAAATCCCTGCCGTCGCTCGGCGAGACCTTCCGCTATCTGGCGGCGAATCGTCACTTCAAACGCGGCATTGTGGCGCAGTTCCTGTATGTCGGCATGCAGGTGGCGGTGTGGTCGTTCACCATTCGTCTGGCGCTGACGCTTGGCGCGATCAATGAGCGTCATGCCTCTAACTTCATGATCTATAGCTTCATCGGTTTCTTTATCGGTAAATTTATCGCCAACTTCCTGATGACGCGCTTCCGTGCGGAGAAAGTGTTGATTGCCTACTCGCTGCTGGGTGTTCTCGCGCTGGCGTATGTGATGTTTGTGCCGAACTTTACTGCCGTGTATGCCGCGATCTTTGTCAGCGCGCTGTTTGGTCCATGCTGGGCGACGATCTATGCCGGTACGCTGGCGACTGTCGATAATAAATACACCGAAGTGGCGGGCGCGTTTATCGTGATGTCGATTGTCGGTGCCGCCTTTATTCCTGCGATTCAGGGCTTCGTCTCCGATCATCTGGGATCCATGCAGCTGGCGTTCGGCGTTTCGCTGCTGTGCTTCGCCTGGGTCGGTTACTTCTTCTGGGGCGAGCTGCGCCATAAAAAGCAGGCGGAAGCGGCCGGTCGTTTAGTCGAGGAGATGCCATGA
- a CDS encoding GntR family transcriptional regulator, with protein MNTSPRSKGRPEALAEKVYQALKQDIFEFRLMPGDRFSENEIADRLEVSRTPVRQALFWLEREGYVEVWFRSGWQVKPFDFEYFEELYDFRTVLECEAVRRLCALPAPQCIDMLTALKSFWIDAPPLADGKAVSAQDEAFHMALVAAAGNQEMARIHAELTEKIRIIRRLDFTRDDRMEATYREHAQILRAIFQQQTEEAQRILTDHIAVSKAEVRKITLHMLQQARLQPIE; from the coding sequence ATGAACACAAGCCCTCGTAGCAAAGGTCGCCCGGAAGCGCTGGCCGAGAAGGTTTATCAGGCGCTGAAGCAGGACATTTTTGAGTTCCGTCTGATGCCGGGCGACCGCTTCAGCGAAAACGAAATCGCCGATCGGCTGGAAGTGAGCCGCACGCCGGTGCGTCAGGCGCTGTTCTGGCTGGAGCGCGAGGGCTATGTCGAAGTGTGGTTCCGCAGCGGCTGGCAGGTGAAGCCGTTCGACTTCGAATATTTCGAAGAGCTGTACGACTTTCGCACCGTGCTGGAGTGCGAAGCGGTGCGCCGCCTGTGCGCGCTGCCCGCACCGCAGTGCATTGACATGCTGACCGCGCTGAAAAGCTTCTGGATCGATGCGCCGCCGCTGGCCGATGGCAAAGCGGTTTCGGCGCAGGATGAAGCTTTTCACATGGCGCTGGTGGCCGCCGCTGGCAATCAGGAGATGGCGCGCATCCACGCCGAACTGACCGAAAAAATCCGCATCATTCGCCGTCTCGATTTTACCCGTGACGACCGAATGGAGGCGACATACCGCGAGCACGCCCAGATTTTACGGGCGATTTTCCAGCAACAAACCGAGGAGGCGCAGCGCATTTTAACCGACCACATCGCCGTCAGTAAGGCAGAGGTCAGAAAGATCACATTGCATATGTTACAGCAGGCTCGACTTCAACCCATTGAATAA